One window of the Candidatus Chryseobacterium colombiense genome contains the following:
- a CDS encoding methyltransferase, translating to MKPFKFKQFEIQQSKNVFRVGTDGVLLGALASVNDVSKVLEVGTGTGLISLMLAQRASEAEFLGIDINEEAVAFTKINFENSPFSLRLNNILQDFKSFHTEDKFDLIVSNPPYFEVTDSEKDKIARQTVELNFRQLISKSAELLSGDGIFSVIIPVEAGGDFIEIAKENQLFLIKRINIKGIETSSVKRLILAFSSVEKDLEELEFVIEKSPRKYSDQYLELTKEFHVFREK from the coding sequence GTGAAGCCTTTTAAGTTTAAACAATTCGAAATTCAGCAGTCAAAAAATGTTTTCCGTGTAGGAACGGATGGTGTTTTGCTTGGGGCGTTGGCTTCTGTAAACGACGTTTCTAAAGTGCTTGAAGTCGGAACAGGAACTGGATTGATTTCCTTAATGTTGGCTCAAAGGGCTTCTGAAGCAGAATTTTTGGGAATTGACATTAATGAAGAGGCAGTAGCATTTACTAAAATTAATTTTGAAAATTCACCTTTTTCGCTAAGATTAAATAATATTCTGCAGGATTTTAAAAGTTTTCATACCGAAGATAAATTTGATCTTATTGTTTCAAATCCACCATATTTCGAGGTTACTGATTCCGAAAAAGATAAAATTGCCAGGCAGACTGTAGAACTTAATTTTAGGCAGCTTATCTCCAAATCTGCAGAGCTGCTTTCTGGGGACGGTATTTTTTCTGTGATCATTCCTGTGGAAGCGGGAGGTGATTTTATTGAGATCGCAAAGGAAAATCAATTGTTCTTAATAAAACGAATCAATATCAAAGGAATTGAAACTTCGTCCGTAAAAAGACTGATTCTGGCATTTTCTTCTGTTGAAAAAGATCTTGAGGAATTGGAATTTGTTATAGAAAAAAGTCCGAGAAAATACTCGGACCAATATCTTGAACTCACTAAAGAGTTTCATGTTTTTCGTGAAAAATAA